In one Arachis duranensis cultivar V14167 chromosome 9, aradu.V14167.gnm2.J7QH, whole genome shotgun sequence genomic region, the following are encoded:
- the LOC107465848 gene encoding uncharacterized protein LOC107465848, translating into MTLERALCDLGVSINLMPLSMMKKLTIEEVKPTKMSLQMADRSLKIPNRVVENLLVKVGEFTFRADFVILDMEEEGHNSIILGRPFLATAKAIIDVEKGEMVLRVHNEQIIINVFKAMQYTPEKEKHIRVKMIEDLVEEVLGTNGQEEQEEEIEANQDVITFEGKTEEVPKQELKPLPPHLKWEGPYRVEKAEPYGVFHLSHPSSSELIKVNGHRLKLYHGEMATKNKELEIFLLEDPLATEN; encoded by the exons ATGACATTGGAAAGAGCTCTTTGTGATTTAGGTGtcagcatcaacttaatgcctctctCAATGATGAAAAAGCTTACAATAGAGGAAGTTAAACCTACCAAAATGTCACTTCAAATGGCTGATAGATCACTCAAGATACCTAATAGAGTTGTAGAGAACTTATTAGTGAAGGTTGGAGAATTCACCTTCCGTGCTGATTTTGTCATTTTAGACATGGAAGAAGAGGGACACAACTCAATTATCTTGGGGCGACCTttcttagccacagcaaaagccatcattgatgtagaGAAAGGTGAAATGGTTCTCAGGGTGCACAATGAGCAAATAATCATCAATGTCTTTAAAGCAATGCAATATACCCCTGAGAAAGAAAAGCATATAAGAGTGAAAATGATAGAAGACTTGGTGGAAGAAGTGCTTGGAACCAACGGTCAggaggaacaagaagaagaaatagaagcaaaTCAAGACGTCATCACTTTTGAAGGCAAGACAGAGGAGGTTCCAAAGCAAGAATTGAAGCCCCTCCCTCCTCATCTCAA gtgggaaggtccatatagaGTCGAGAAGGCTGAGCCATACGGAGTTTTCCATCTAAGtcacccttcaagctctgaactcatCAAGGTTAATGGACATCGTTTGAAGCTCTACCATGGTGAGATGGCGACGAAAAACAAGGAGttagagatcttcctcttggaggatCCACTCGCAACTGAAAACTGA